Genomic DNA from Caloenas nicobarica isolate bCalNic1 chromosome 3, bCalNic1.hap1, whole genome shotgun sequence:
TGAACATAGCTCCTAAAAAAATGCACTACAGAAAAACTGTGCTCTcgaaataattttgttatttcataAAAGGAAATCAAAATTCTAAAGCATAttaaaagaaactttaaaattcTGTTGTTCCAAGGCTTTCTAGTAAgtcacactttatttttttttttttaaatattggatgaatttaatggcaaaaaaaatagATAAGCTTTTCTATGCAAACTgtctggaaacaaaaattaatttctaggCTTTGAACTTCCACAGTTTTAAAGAGCCACACCTCACTGACTGTTGTTAAactgaggttaaaaaaaataaaattcattaacCTAACAGAAGCCCAATCTGCTGCATTCACAACAAGCATAGTTTCATGAACATTTTATACTACTCTAGATGGAAATTTCACCCAAAATGAAGGAGCAATGAATAATTTGCTTCATTCAATATGaaatataatgatttttaaCCTCAGATTCATGATTTGAGCTCATCCTTGTTTCTCGTGGTGGTCTCCCCTGAAAGCATATCCTTATCAAGGTTATCTGGTAGATCTGCTGATGTGTTATTTGACGAATTCTCAGTGTCACATAAATCTTTCTCTATAGCGCCTGGGTGATTTCCACAGTCATTGTTCAGATTTTCATCATCTCTTTTGGAATGAGAAGTGTCCTCCTTTCTGTCTGAAGTACTATGaatttcttctgattttgaaaGCGGACCAGTATCAGTATCACTGTTCTTTTCACCGTTGTTCTGCCTAACAGCATCACAGTTCATTTCTTGTTCATTCTGGTCATTGTCTTCCCCGTTTTTTGTGAGTTCTACCTTTCTTTCTTCAGTTGTTTTACCAGCTGAGCTTCCACCTGCCGATGTATTCTTAGGCTCTTTTGATTTCTTATGCTTAGAAATATAACTATTGTTAATAGAAACTGGAGATGctggctttttatttgttttgcttccctcggacttctgttttcttggggGTCCCCAGATAAAATGCTCTGAGGGTGTATAATGTTGCTGGGCAAATCTCAGGagtttcctcctttctcttcgGTCTCTAATAGTATACACAAAATATTCTAGAGCACTTTGCTTTATGTTGGGAATGGTATCTTCCACAAGAGCTTCATGGAGAATAAATTTTACCAGGGGAGATTTGAAACTCTCATATCCAAGCTCACCAAGACTTTTCAGAATTCGAGTGATTCTCAAGTAGTTGTGTTGAGACCTTTGGAgaaaagggtgaaaaaaaaaaatccattgaaTCGGAAAAAAACACCTTATAGATATAGAACTGGAACTGCAATTCCTCACTCAATTTTACCACTCCAGGTGTGTACTTGAGGCTTTAATTTCTCACAGCTGCTAAAGCTTGCTAGCACCTCCTTTGCTAGGATGTTGTGAGTAAAAATTAGTGTCTGTAAAATGCACTGAAGCaacaagctggaaaaaaaaaatctaagtgtGTACTGATTTTGATTCCTTCTGCTGCATATATTCTTTCTGAGGAGAAAACCAGTCActttctaaaatacagattttgtaGTGTATTGCAGTAATATAGCTACAGAACAGGTTTCACTGCACTTCACTTAAGCTGGATCTCCAGTCTGGACTAACTACCTGTGCTTCTGATACAGTCAGTGCTGGGAGAAAAACAGGCACCTCTGGAGAGCAAGTCTCACTGTCATAAGAAGTGTCTAAGATAAATGGAATGACCTGTCTTCTGGAGCGCTTGTGAAGGGCTCTCTCCCTCATGAAGTACACCTAAGTAAACAGTAAAACTTAAATGCCTAAATTTTAGATGGGTAAAATTAGGTAAAAAGAGCCCCAATCCCTGACTTAAAACTGTGTAGCTACTCACTGGTGAAAATAGAGGAATTGCAATGTAAAAACATGCAGTGAGTAACATTTGGGCTTCCTGAAACCCTGTTTTATCTGTGATCTGAGTCTGAACCCACACCCATATTGGCTCACACAGTATTTAAGTAAAATTAATAACAAGTTATTCTCATTATTCACCCAAAGTTATTCACCAGCAATTCTACCTACAAGCTTTCATTTGGACAGGAGAACAAAATACTGCAAGAAAACACTCTTCAGCTCTAAGGTCCAAGGTATTATAAAAGCAATTACAAGAtttgaaaagatattttgatACAATTAATCTGCATGGGACACTTCACACAAGGCTGATAAAAAGCAACAGATGTAGTTCGCTGAAAGTTGGGCTCAGGTTTGACTTAATGCATGTCTAAACCTCTCCAGTTAAGCATGCaattaaaaagtattaaatacataatatttcatgttttgaggaaggagggaaatCTTGTTTTTCAGCTTCCATACAGGTGTGGAGAACCTGATTTTTCtcaaaaggaaatacaaatataaagATAAGCCACTCGTTCTTTCCAAATGAGAAGCAGTGCTTTGCGATCAGGTGAAAACATGTTCAATATCATGACAAATTAATTTGCAACTGTGATCTTCTTCAGTACCATCTGAAGGTGTATTTTCAGGGAATTCACTGATGTCAATTAGACTAGTAATGGGCGAAGAGCACAATCaagaaaaggggaaggaagacGTACACATAAAGATGCAAACCAGGCATtgactgtttctttttctcttattccTGGCAATCTTTGGAAAACACATCTTTCCTTTCTCTAGAAAACAAAAGGCTAAAGAGATTCTGTGGCAATTCTAGAGAGTGGAGTGCATGTCATTACTTACTCATTCAAATGCTGAAATCTTTCTTGCCAGTTAGCAGCTCGTGCTACGTTTCCAGTTTTATCAATTAGTTTTATTCCAAAAAACTCCAACATCATTTTGTAAGCCAAAAGGAATCTCCTAAttgcttcttttgttttcttgaattCCTAATAAACAAAGAATACGTCCAAAATTCTAAGTGGCACTAAAGCAAGTACTTCCGCATTGTATAAAACAACTCTACATAACAAAAAGCAGTTATGTATCAAAATTGATGTGATGGTTTGTATTGAGCTCAACTTGTATTACCTCAATTTCATACGTAGTTAATTCTTTAGCATAGAAGTTCAGACCTTGTTCCCTCAGTGGGAAAAGcctgttgaaagaaaaagcGTGTTATGGCTCACAGTATATGAACACTTAATCAAATTAAcgctttgaaacagaaataggTAATAAGTGACCAACCACTGTATGTAAGTGTGGTTATGTTCCAGTTTTTCATAGTctcctttccatttatttagGACTTCTTCAATATAAACCcctgcataaaaataatttgagaacTGTTAGGTAGTCATCAAAACCAGTGTTCAGCTATGTAAGTACATGCTATGTTAACATAATGATAGAATGCATACTTTAATTCTCTTGCACATACTATGTGAAATAAGGTCTGTTACAGTCACAAATAAATTagtttcaatttaaaattaatttaattactAAAACCTAATGCAAAATAAGATATTTATCAAATTTTAATACAAACGAAACCAAATGACTTATACTGAATTACTTTCCAGCAGAGGGCATGTGACAATAACCTCTGTAAAACATACTTCCCAAAAAGTTCTCGTCCTAGATCCCTTTACCACACTGACTGGCAATTTTTAATAACAAACTGCTTTGGTATACTACTGGATCGTGAATCACCTGCCATTGCTTTAATATGACAAAACTTTGCATACGTATCTACATATATAGCTCATCCTGGTAGAGCAAAGCCTCAGATCTTTAAGAAATCTCCCATTCCATGAATATCTCCTGCTTCAAATAACATTAAGATTTGGAAATCTTTCCCATTTAGCTGTGGCCAAGAGTCTTGATACCATTGCCATGAGTTTGACCATGGAGCCTCGGGTCATGCCCAACAAATGACAATTTCAGCTTTTAGTGGTCTCAGAAGAGTTGTGGAGTTCAGTCAGTTCCTCTTGGAAAAAACACGGTGATAGAAAAAGGGGGCAAAGTACatgtaaaaggaaattaatcaTTCCTCACACTGAGACCGTACTCATGAAATTCAGTTACAGGCCTGGGCTCTTCCTTGCCAGGCACTGCACAAATACATGAAGCACATAAAAGGACAGTCCTTGTTCCAAACCAGTCTCTTTCCATGAATGAATGCTCAGTGTCAGCCTGTTTCTACTCTGAAGCCAACAACAGTTTTACCACTACTGCACAGCCTCTCCCAAAGTCAAATAGCACAGGAGTGGCCTACAAGGCCCAAAGCTCCATGCAGGTAGTCTCCTGCTATACATATGagatctctttctctcctcagtgAAAATTTCCACTTGGGTCTGAATTACGAGGGAgaacttttctttgaaaaacgGAGAAAGCAGCCAGTCAGAGGGGCTGCTAAGAAGATAGGTTTTCAGTGTAGGCAAGGTTGGAAAAGGATCTCCCTAAGAGGACCTCCTGCCATCACCAACCTGTGTCCAGCTTTCAAAATAACTGCATTTCAAGTATTGGAAGACTTGCTGCTCAATTCCAGGGCAGAGAGTCAGGCAAACTCTGAGTCAGAACCACAAGCTAAATCTGTAGGTCATGGAATTAAACTTCAGATCTAGCGTTGCActagaaatgtcttttttaaataacattccACAGTACTTCAGTCCCTAACATGGTAGCTtaggttccctctgaacactCTCACAGATCCAGACTCAGGTCAAGGTGGTGGCTAATCTTTCCCAGTCTCAATAAAAACTGGCATAACCAGAGCTCACAGCCATCAACACTTCAGCCTCCCTGGACTATCAGCTACTTTTGACACCACCAACTGTAGTTTTCAcctaaaattttaaatttttttctttacaaattttAGGAGGGAAGCCCTCCTctagctgcttcttttctcctgctcaAGCCTCTTGAATTCCTCTTTCATTTTGCCCTTTAACGGATCACTCCCCCAACCTTTTCCAGTTTTAAGTTTCAGAGTCATATGGTCCTCAGGTTGACGCTGTCCTCAGtgcccttctttctttctgtatctGTTCTCTGTGTAACATCTCATGAATTTGCTGCCTCTGTACTGGTAATTCACAGCTCTTTTCTTCCAGTCAATCTAAGAACAGAGTCTCCAGCATCTGCCTGTGGATACCTAGATAAAGCTCAAGATGATTAAAACGAAGGCCTTATCTTTCTTTCACATAACCTGTTTTTCTCACTTGCTGAGGATACTATCACTGTCTTGCCTATGAACAGCTCTCATCTTTAACCTTCCTGTATGTACATCTTTACATCTTTCTGTATAACGTTCCTTCCCATCCAGCTTCTTATCAGAACTTTGACATTTTACATCTCAACATCCTCTTTCCTGACCTTGAAAAGTGTCCTCTTGTCACGCTTCCGTCTACCCTGAATGCTGCTGGTAAGAGCATGTTTCTAGAccacagctcttttttttgcctttttttttttcttgctttgcattCTTCCATTGTGGAGCCCTTTTCTGAACATCAGATGAAAATAATATGCCTTCACTTCCAAAGCCTTTTGTGACCTGTCCCTTCCTACCTTAGCAGAATCCATTTGTTGCTATGAGACTGATCCTGCCCCAACGGCAGCCTTCACATCCCACTTCTGTACTCCAGTGTCCACTTCAGTATTTCCTCCCAAGCTGCTCTCATGCTGAAAGGATCTTTCTGCCAACACCTTCAAAGTAACCTCCTCATCATTCATTTTAAACTCTCAAAAGCTTATTTTTGGcctgcaaaatttattttgccaaTGGCTAAGCTCTCATGTGACAACACTTCTGTCTACCATTCCAACCAAGGCTGTTTTATTGCCTCCTTCTGCTTTCCCATCTGTCTGCTACCCTCTTGTGTCTCATACTTTGGCTGCAAACTCTTTCAAGGGTAGGGTTCCTCACCTTCCAGCTCATCCTGTGTTTGTGCAGAACCCCACATATGAGGTTCCCACTCCATTACCAGAGCCAGTAGGGActtctagaaattattttattattgttattataatAATCACACATGAGGTAGCTACAACACATTCTTTTTCCCTTACACAGCACTAGGGATAACGCTCTTATCCCTGCCACTCCTATTCCAGCAGCAAGAGTTTgtgcagcatggtggagcaaCTTTATCTTTTATTAAACAAAGGTTGTGTCACTACTGCAAAGCAGGGGCACAAACAACGCCCTGTACTACATCACGCTGAAAATGCATGAGAAAAGCAGCACCTCCCTAGGGTGAAAGCAAACTCTGCTTTAAGTATAACCTGCTTCTGTGTTATCAATGTGCTACTCCAACATGGAAGGCTCCAGTAATACAATGCACAACTATCCACCTTTAATTTTGCAGCACTGCAATTATCACTACAGTTTCactttattactattattaatgGGCATTCTTTTGTGATCGCTATTATTGCCACAGACTACTCACCATCAGGTTTAAAcgggattttatttttgtaaaagcGGAGATTGCATAAGTCATTTTGATATCGAAGATCTTTAAAGTTCTgctaaaagaaaggaaacaggacATTATCAACCTACAAAAACCTATCAAGAGTATCCAGAAAGTGATATTGTCCTCTTTGAATaactggaagacaaaaaaattgtCCTCTGTGGTTTTAGAAACCACAGAGTTTTTACTCATGCACTTAAAAGACTCAGTTTAGGGATCTGCAAATTCCTTCTGGCTGGTACCTTCTCCTACCGAGGCAgagcagcaagcacagcagcacCTTGACGTCAGTCTCAAGGAACTTGAgaggcaaacaaaaagaagtctGAACTCTAATCTACCTTCTTCAATCTTCAAGGCATAATCCTTTTTCTGGGCTCCTACCACTGTTTTCAGGTTTACACATCTCATGTGTTTGCACGCAAACCTGGGATGAAAAGATACTGCACTAGTTTCACTCCTGTCCCACCGGCATACGCTGGGCCCCTGCATCAGCTTTTTTATTCTCGTTTCATATTTATTAGTCACCATAAAGGTTCAGGAATGTTTGGGTTGTGTTCTGTCTTCTActaaaaaggcaattttaagCCATGAAATATTCTTACTGGATACTGGTGTCGGTACTTGTATAAATCTCTCGCTGCATAGAAGCTTCGCTTTGGCTTGGCCGTCAGCTCGGTTCCATCACCACTCTGAAACGGTTAGAAAGTAGATAATAACTATACACAAACACATTAAATAGAAAATTTGcgtaatattaaaataattatttttcattatggaCTTCAGCAACGTAAACAAAAATGAGTGCATTTATGTGCCTACTGTTTGgtcaaacactgaaaatctCCCTGCTGAATACTTAACACCACACACTTTAaacctaaatttaaaaaataaagcacaataGCAAGACTATGAAATGTCCTCCCAATGAGACTGAATTTGATTTAAATCAACAGGTTAATTGTCATTTCCAAATGCAAGACTTCAAAATAACCTAGCAAGTGCTagcacaagaagaaatgagtaactgaatatgaaaatgaagagaCACCACTCACTCTGAACAGGAAATCACACTGTTTGCAAAGACTATCTGTAATGTGTACATTGACTTAATTGATATCCTTGCATCCTGTGAACGAAAATGAATAGTCATGGACAAGCCAAATTGCAGTTCTAACACCTTTTTGAACCATCTTCTATTATGTTTCTCAGAACTTCAGTGTAAAGCCTAGTAAGAACCActaaaccccaaaacaaaagccTGCATGTATGAGAACTTGTTCAGAAGCTGTGACCTGAAACAACCAGAGCCCATCAAAGCCAATGAAAATCGGCCCACTGACTTCAGAGAGCACTGCACAcgttgaagaaaaacagaaaaaaagcatgagTGTACAGAGGCTTCAACTTGCTACCatcaatgttattttatttgtaatttctttATAACCATACTGCAACAAAGTTTTGTATGCTTGTATTCTTCAAGCTCATAAAGTCCCCACACTAAAACCAAAGGCCAAacgagaaaaaaaatttcacacCACTTCCTTGCAATACACATGTAATAGGTTAAAGCCAAAGCCTAAAAAGGGAAGTTCCCAGTGACTGCACTGAACTTTACTATTGCCCACCTCACTGCTTATCAATAGCACATTAATGGCAACCAAGCAGctgttttcattcttccttctgCAAGACCAGCTTTGACCATACCCACAGGCAAAACACACTTGAACAAGCGACACCCCTTGACACTCAGTTATCAGGCACTAGTATCACCACgtatcaagaaaaaaaggaaaaaatgcttaaaCTTATTTACTTCGCATAGTTGctgaaacaaatgtaaaaataatacatcTAACTGGGTAAAAAAACCACAGTTGGTCCACCCTGTGATCAGCTCTAATTCCAATAAAATAATTGGTAAAGCAACCCTTTATTTCCTTAGGGTCGGCATTTTTAAAGGATCCTAAAAGACAGAAACTTGCTCTGAAAATTCCTCACCTCGGACCCACGGAAGAGTCACAAATCCATTGCCACGTGTGACCCAACATTCAGGTGTTTAACCCACTTACTTAAGAGGCCAAGTTCAAGGCTACATTTAGTTTAAAGCAGAACCTTctctggaagcagcagcagcagcgggacTGACAATGACTTCAAGGCCTCAATCTTCCCCCAAGAGTAGGTTACCATAATGACGGGGGGAGGAGAGATCGGCTCATTCCGATTTCAGATCGAGAGCTCGTGTATCACAAGCCACCGCCGCTGTTTAAGCACCGGGAAGGTCTCCCCGCCGCGGTGCCTCGGCCGGCGAATGTCGCAGAGCGGGGAGGGCGGCAGcgagcggggctgccccggcaCGGCCCGGGGCTCGGCTCCGCCCGGCCTCCGGCGCCGAGGAGCGCGGcggggcagcggcagcggcaCCCAGCCCGGCGCCGCACGGCGCAGACGCCGCCGCGAAgtgccgccggccccgccgcttcCTCCCCCCGCAGCGGCCGCTCCTGCCGGCCCGGGCAGGGCGAGGCCGGGGCGCGCCCGACGCTGGCGGTACCTGCTCGGCGCTGGCGGCGTCCGCCTCTGCCCGCTCCCCTTCCTCCGGCGGCGGCGGAGAcggcgggggctgctggggccgGCAGTCTGCGGCGGGCAGCTCGGCCGGCTCTTCCCCGCCTCCCGCGGCGGTGCACACCCCCTCCTGCCGCCGCGGCTCCGCCGCCTCGGGCTCCGAGTCGGTCTCCCAGGTGGAGTCGCAGTCCTCCACCGTGGTGGGCTCCTTGAAGCTGACCCCGCTCAGCAGGCTGCCCatcgggcagggcagggcagggcagcgccgtgcccgccgccgcgccgcccggaGGCCGCGGAGGCCGCGGGCTGGGAGCGGCCGCGGGCTGCCTACGGCTGCGGCatggcggggcggggcggcggccggggctgctcccccgCCCGGCCCCAGCCCACGGACAGGCGCAGGGCGGAGCTGGAGGCTCCGGGAGTTCCAGAGGCGACACGCACGCCCAgtcccccgcccgccccgcacGGCGCAGCCCTGCCGGCGGGCAGCGGCCGTACCGGCCACCGGCACCGCGGGGCGTcccggcgccgcccgccgccgccacggGCAGCGCTCGCCCGGCCGCGGGGCCCCAGAGCCCCGGGGGACGGTGCCGCGGGGCTGGGGAAACCCGTGTCCGCGGCGAGGTGGCGGAAATGTCCCCCGGGTGCACCCCGGGGGATGGAGACCgcgtctggaatattgtgtccagttctgggcccctcagttcaaggacagggaactgctggagagagtccagcgcaggacaacaaagatgatgaagggagtggagcatctcccttatgaggaaaggctgagggagctggggctctttagcttggagaagaggagactgaggggtgacctcattaatgtttataaatatataaagggtgggtgtcacgaggatggagccaggctcttctcggtgacaaccaacagtaagacaaggggtaatgggttcaagctggaacacaagaggttccacttaaatttgagaagaaacttcttctcagtgagggtgatggaacgctggaacaggctgcccagggaggttgtggagtctccttctctggagacattcaaaacccgcctggacgccttcctgtgtaacctcatctgggtgttcctgccctggcaggggactggatgatcttttgaggtcccttccaatccctgacattctgtgattctgtgatttctcgGCTTGAAGGAAACCTTGGTGTGCCCTAAAGGGTTACGCGGAAAGCAAGTGAGTGTTTATAGGGAAGAGTGGGGATGGCAGCTGCCCCAGAGCAGTGGTATGTGAGGGAGACACTTATTTAGTGCCAGAAGCAGCTGTGTTACCAGCATTGTGCAAGTGCAGGTTGTCCACTAGGTATGGGAAGGGTTGTGGTCAGGTGGACCTTGAGGAATATACAGGCGCCAGAGGGAGGAATAGTGTGGTACCCAGCCAGTTTCAGCTGGTCCTAAAACCCCTGAAAGTTTGAGGATAAAACTGGCATGACATTCAAGGGCGGATTTGGCAGGGcagtgtattttgtatttggcTAGAGCGTGCCTTTTGGACAGAAACACTGCCTGGAGTGAAGACCTCATGCGCTGAAGGCTTAGTACTTTGTTCTAGTGGCTGCTTTCACCCTCgtgattaaaaatgtgttatttgtTTCTAAGCAGAGTTGTCAGGCTTCAGTGCACACTCAcagatttctgtcttttccttaAAGATGGTTCTGTGGTGCCCTGTGCATTGACTGCTCCAAAGGATGTACACTATCATCATCTCAGTCCCCTTCTTGGTAAACCAAACAGGTCAAGCATCTTCAGCCTCTTGCCGCAAATTGCCTTCCTCATTCCCTCACtcatttttgtgcctttttttctgctgctgccttaATGTTTTAGCATCCTCTTCAAGTGCAGATACCAACATTTTAACTAGGTGTCAGGATCATCAGTGTAGAGATGATATCATCTCTATATTCTTGTTTCCCAATCCACTCCCTATAAACTGAAAGACCACTTTAGTTCAAGTTGCCACAGCTGCATGTTTAGATGTATTCACCACTCTCACACAGCTCTCTGTCAGGTTCATCTGAAGTGTATGAGCTGCACACGCTGACACCAAGGATGGGAAATTACTGGGAATACCCTGTTGTCAGGTCTTGTTTCAGCAACCTTATGTGCAGTTGCAGCTCAGCTGGGTGGAGCCACAGCTGTATGGCTGAGCTACCAGCCTGCCCTACGGCTCAGTTGGCTTTGGGTGCCCACACCTCCGCCGTCCCCACCATCACCTGCCTCGACCAAGACagttccctctctctgcctgtccAGCCTTTCCAACACCCCTTAGTCGCTCTCACGCCAGCTGCTGCCCTCCTCAGGACCCAGCTACTCCCACTCAGTCCAAGATCAAACCTGGTAGTCCCAGCCAAGATCCCCCACCCTGACATTCAACCCAACACCCCTGCGTCTATTTTAGCCCCAGTACTGGAGGTGGTCTCTGTTCCACAATAATGGGACAACAGGATGATCTTAAGTTGGTCAATTGTGCCCACTCTTCTAGTGTTGGAAATGGTCGTTCAGCAATATTTACTGAAGGATTTAAGAAACAGGACATTTACTTAACAGTCTTACCCTGCCATGTCTTCCCAGCTtatgaaaaatcaaagctttaGAAACCTCCAGAACAAAAGGTTGCATCTAAGTCTTAATTTTTAATAGCCACCAACTATACTGTTGACATATACTTTTGACCTCTGTTACAGTGAGACAATGTTATACAGTTTAACTACATGTTGTCTAGTATATATGttgtaatataaaataatatgatTCTGGTTAGTTCTTTTTTATGAGCAACAGTATATGATTGCTCCCTATTTGCCTCTACGCTATTCACAATTTTATAGACCTCTGTCACTTCAATAccaattgtttttcttccaggatGCAAGGTCATACCCTATTCAGTCTTACCTAGCATGAGAGCCATTGCATTCCTCCCATCATCCTTGTGACCTTTTCCTGTAGGTTTTTGAGCTCTACTGGAACTGTTTTGAAATGCGATATCCAGGAATGGATGCAGTATACAGGAAGATTCAGCATCGTTCTTGCCAGTGGACAGTGTTTTAGCATGGAATAAAAAATCCCCACCAGGAATGGCCAAGCAAGGTTATAAGACTGGATGctagagctgcagctgggggaaTGTAATCTTTTCTAAAACTCATGCTCGTGTCTCACATTTTTGGAgagtttcctctttttttggcCTTATTTGGAGGAAAGGCAGATCTGTTTCCTGCTTCCATGATATCTCCTCCCACGCTGTTAGCACAGTTTGAAGGAACTGACTTAAGAAATTCCGATGCCTAGAACTCGTGTCATGACTGCCTGCTGACTATCTACTTCCATTGACCAACACCAACTGGTCTCAGTTCAGACCAGCTGTGTTCCcctcccctgacacaacttTTGTCAATGCTTCCTCACATTGACTGTGTTTATACTAGAGATAGCGGAGCCTCAAAAGCAGGCCTTGTGCATGCATCCAAAAATCAGCTCAAGGTTTTGATGATATTTAGTTTGCATGGCAACTAACCCCGCAAACTGAAGATCTTCCTGCAAGAGCTCCATCTCTTGTGCAAATAACCATGTTATTATAGAAAGCTCAGTTCTACCTGAAGAGCAAAGGTATCAGCCAAATCTCATCACAGAGCTTTAGGAGGATTTTTAAAGGATCTGGATCTCAGACCGCTGATAAAAACTGGGAGTTAAATTAATTGACTTGGAATTGCTATGGGAAGCCAGTGCCAATTTGACTTATTGACAACAGTCCATGCTGCTGAGGTGATGTGATAGAGTTTCCTGAAGTACTAGGAGGTAGTTTTGGAGTTTCTTGAGGGTCGATAACTAGGTATACCATATAGCTTGCAATCTACACACAAAGTGACAGAAACAAGGCTGGCTGCAGGCCAATGGAGTGGTGATGGATTGCCAGGGTGATGCAGGTTTTCCCAGCCAACCAGAAATATCAGAAGGCATTACTCCCTGCTATAAAGGAGCTTATTATCAGCAGGTAGGCTAGAAGAACTCTCAAATTAGAAACTGAATTGAGTGACTTCTGGTAtggcactttaaaaaaaggcagtggCACCAATGGTGCAAGCcttcaaaatgtttcaaatacCCATACAAATAATATAGCTGGACTCAGCTCTCACGCAACTGATTCTCATCCTCTAGCTTATCACTGGACAGTGGCTAGTTTCTAAGTGAGTTTgctcaggaaaggaaaatggaagagctCTTACGTAGATCAACATCCAGCAAGAATCGCTGGTTAGacagtgatggggcatccagTTTGTGCCTATGGAGACCCGGCTGCACTGTTGTGCATCTGAGTGAGGAACGAAGGGTTCCTTCCCTGAAAGA
This window encodes:
- the OGFRL1 gene encoding opioid growth factor receptor-like protein 1 isoform X1, producing MGSLLSGVSFKEPTTVEDCDSTWETDSEPEAAEPRRQEGVCTAAGGGEEPAELPAADCRPQQPPPSPPPPEEGERAEADAASAEQSGDGTELTAKPKRSFYAARDLYKYRHQYPQNFKDLRYQNDLCNLRFYKNKIPFKPDGVYIEEVLNKWKGDYEKLEHNHTYIQWLFPLREQGLNFYAKELTTYEIEEFKKTKEAIRRFLLAYKMMLEFFGIKLIDKTGNVARAANWQERFQHLNESQHNYLRITRILKSLGELGYESFKSPLVKFILHEALVEDTIPNIKQSALEYFVYTIRDRRERRKLLRFAQQHYTPSEHFIWGPPRKQKSEGSKTNKKPASPVSINNSYISKHKKSKEPKNTSAGGSSAGKTTEERKVELTKNGEDNDQNEQEMNCDAVRQNNGEKNSDTDTGPLSKSEEIHSTSDRKEDTSHSKRDDENLNNDCGNHPGAIEKDLCDTENSSNNTSADLPDNLDKDMLSGETTTRNKDELKS
- the OGFRL1 gene encoding opioid growth factor receptor-like protein 1 isoform X2 produces the protein MGSLLSGVSFKEPTTVEDCDSTWETDSEPEAAEPRRQEGVCTAAGGGEEPAELPAADCRPQQPPPSPPPPEEGERAEADAASAEQSGDGTELTAKPKRSFYAARDLYKYRHQYPNFKDLRYQNDLCNLRFYKNKIPFKPDGVYIEEVLNKWKGDYEKLEHNHTYIQWLFPLREQGLNFYAKELTTYEIEEFKKTKEAIRRFLLAYKMMLEFFGIKLIDKTGNVARAANWQERFQHLNESQHNYLRITRILKSLGELGYESFKSPLVKFILHEALVEDTIPNIKQSALEYFVYTIRDRRERRKLLRFAQQHYTPSEHFIWGPPRKQKSEGSKTNKKPASPVSINNSYISKHKKSKEPKNTSAGGSSAGKTTEERKVELTKNGEDNDQNEQEMNCDAVRQNNGEKNSDTDTGPLSKSEEIHSTSDRKEDTSHSKRDDENLNNDCGNHPGAIEKDLCDTENSSNNTSADLPDNLDKDMLSGETTTRNKDELKS